The Primulina tabacum isolate GXHZ01 chromosome 7, ASM2559414v2, whole genome shotgun sequence genome includes a window with the following:
- the LOC142551137 gene encoding zinc finger CCCH domain-containing protein 32-like: MERYGGAHFVEAGQLDPVAEWAAFGGETGLEEPMWQLGLGDGSESYPERPDEADCIYYLRTGFCGYGPRCRFNHPHDRGAATGSLRSAGGEYPERSGQPVCQHYMQTGICKFGASCKYDHPKHRIESSAAVPLNFYGYPLREGEKECAYYIKTGQCKFGITCKFHHPQPAGLQVPVQLPGPGPLAAPLGFPGTTAFPTARSPIQSSQQYGIVPGNWLAARPAMLPGSYAPGNYGPLIFPPGVVPVPGWTPYPTAGSPVPTSNTQPTIGLSPMIGIMPLSTSASEFSGSYAPISSATGHSSSSQKENALPDRPSQPECQYYMRTGDCKYGTTCKYHHPPDWSALRSGSLLSPMGLPSRSGAPVCSHYAQNGVCKYGSSCKFDHPMRSLSYSTSASSLTDMPVAPYPVGYTHASLAPSSSSSDLRPDLISGITTDSFSMPMNGTSASSGSAFSKTEPVPESNVHQSGQGSTFSSGHSSPCQEGG, translated from the exons ATGGAGAGGTACGGTGGAGCCCATTTTGTCGAGGCGGGTCAGTTGGATCCTGTGGCGGAATGGGCCGCGTTCGGAGGTGAAACGGGCCTTGAAG AGCCTATGTGGCAGCTGGGCCTCGGTGATGGGTCCGAGTCGTACCCTGAAAGGCCCGATGAAGCCGATTGCATCTATTATCTGAGGACTGGTTTCTGTGGGTACGGTCCTCGCTGTCGGTTCAATCATCCCCACGATCGTGGCGCG GCAACCGGATCCTTAAGGTCTGCTGGAGGCGAGTACCCGGAGCGCTCTGGGCAACCTGTCTGTCAG CACTACATGCAAACCGGAATATGTAAATTTGGTGCTTCCTGCAAGTATGACCACCCAAAGCACAGAATTGAATCCTCGGCCGCAGTGCCCTTGAATTTTTATGGATACCCTTTGCGAGAG GGTGAAAAGGAATGTGCATATTATATTAAAACAGGGCAATGCAAGTTCGGCATCACCTGTAAATTTCATCATCCGCAACCTGCTGGGTTACAAGTGCCTGTTCAGTTACCTGGTCCTGGTCCTTTGGCTGCTCCACTAGGTTTCCCTGGAACCACGGCGTTCCCAACTGCACGGTCTCCAATTCAGTCTTCCCAACAATATGGGATAGTTCCGGGAAACTGGCTGGCTGCCAGACCAGCCATGCTTCCAGGTTCATACGCCCCTGGAAATTACGGTCCATTGATCTTTCCCCCTGGAGTTGTTCCTGTTCCTGGTTGGACTCCATATCCG ACTGCTGGTAGTCCTGTGCCCACTTCAAATACTCAACCAACCATTGGTCTGAGCCCAATGATCGGGATAATGCCACTATCTACCTCTGCTAGTGAATTCTCAGGATCATATGCCCCGATCTCTTCTGCCACTGGCCACTCAAGTAGCAGTCAAAAGGAAAATGCCTTACCAGATAGACCTAGCCAACCAGAATGTCAGTATTATATGAGGACAGGAGATTGTAAATATGGAACTACGTGTAAATATCATCATCCACCAGATTGGAGTGCACTGAGATCAGGTTCTCTGCTGAGTCCAATGGGTCTGCCGTCACGCTCT GGTGCACCAGTATGCTCACACTATGCACAAAATGGAGTGTGCAAATACGGGTCCTCATGCAAATTCGATCACCCAATGAGAAGTTTGAGTTACAGCACGTCTGCATCTTCTCTTACTGATATGCCTGTCGCTCCTTACCCTGTGGGATATACGCATGCATCCTTGGCTCCATCATCATCTTCGTCAGATTTAAGGCCAGATCTTATTTCCGGAATCACCACAGATTCCTTTTCAATGCCAATGAATGGTACAAGTGCTTCCTCTGGCTCAGCATTCTCGAAAACCGAGCCTGTTCCAGAATCGAATGTTCACCAATCTGGACAGGGTTCCACCTTTTCAAGTGGCCACAGTAGCCCATGTCAAGAAGGCGGCTAG